The Nonlabens sp. Hel1_33_55 genome contains the following window.
CGAGAGGAACAGTTTCAGCAAAATTTTTAATGTAATACGACGACATCTCTGCTATTAGGGCTTTTTCTTCGATACTATCAAACTCCTCCAAAAACATTTCTACTGTATACACTTTAACTTTTTCTAGTAATTCTTCATATTCGATGGCTTGATTCAGATAAAACTGACGAGGTTTAAGGTCAATTCCACTTATATCCTTGTACATTTCATAATTGTCGGCAATCCCTTTTACTACATCTATATTGACTTGTATCAAGCTTTTAGGATCAAAATATTTTGACTTTACCTTATCAGGATTATTTCTAAAAAAGGTCTCTAGTTTATATTTAATATCACGATTTATAATTTCTATGTACATTACTTTTTCATTCGTATTGCCCAGCATCATTTTGACTGTTTCTAGGTGTTCTAGACTTTCTGCATAATTACCTGCTTGATAATCCTCTTCCGCGGCCATGAACTCGATTCTTGCTATGGTTTCTTGGCCATGTAGATTTAGTGATATAAATAATAAAATTATTAAGATGAATTTACTCTCCATACTTTCGAGCTAAGTAGTTATTGAAAATTTAAAACCTTTAATTTTTGACACGCTATAATATTACCATTTTCACATACCTCTAAAAATTTAAACTTTGCCTCATCAGTTTTTCCGTTCTCTTGAAGTATAGTTGCGCTCATAAGACGTTCAATATCAATGGTCAGTGGCTCAATATTTTTTTGTATTGTATATATGTCTCTGAGTTTTTCTGAGGGAACGGTATTTTTGAACTGATCTAAGTAAATATTTGAAAGATCTTCTATCTCTTTCAAGTTTACTAAATTTTTCTCCGAGTGTAAGAGCACGTTTTTCAATTCTAGAAGATTGATAAAAGAATATGCATCTTCAACTTGGATCATAGGATTATTGATGGTTTCATTTAAACTTAATTTTATACTTCTTTTAAATGAATCGTTTAACAATTTAGAGAGTTTATCTAATTTATCAGTTGCTCCACTCATCATATGATTAGTGATTTCCTTTTCAAATTGTTTCTGATCAATTAGGTTTTCTTGAAATATTCCACTTCTCGAAATTATCTCCAAATACATCACCGTAGAATTTGTACTACCCAGCATTTCTTTGACGGTTTCCAGATGTTCTAGGCTTTTTGCATAATTGCCGGACTGATATTCAGTTTCCGCGGCAGCAAACTCGATTTTTGCCAGGGCTTCTTGGGCGTTGGAAAATGAAAATGATATTATAAAGAGAATCGTAATAATATATTTCATTTTGTTTGCTTTTATTTAGTATCAAGCACAAGCCTTATTCCTAGATTACTGTAGTGTTTACCATTGTCTTCAACACCATTGCGATTGATAATCAGACAATCTGTATTTTCGGATGTTACATGACCACCTCGAATCACATGGGCTGTACCGCTCGATGGTCCTGTTGGGTTATTTGTGGCCATTTGTGAGTGATACCCTAATTCATAATAATCAGAGCACATTTCCATCGCGTTACCGGACATATCGTAAATACCTAGTTCATTAGGTATTTTGCTTCCAAAGTCTTTGATGTAGCCACCACTATTATTTAGGTACTTAGCTACTTCTTTAAGCCTATTACTTCCTGAATATTTATAGCCTTCTGACTGAGCGCCACCTTTAGCAGCATATTCCCATTCTGCCTCTGTCGGTAATCTGTATTGTAGTCCAGTTTTTTTATTCAGTTCTTCGATAAAATTGAAAATCTCACTTACGGTCAGTTGAAAAATAGGATATTGGCTAGCAAGATCCTTTGTCAAACTATCATAAAATTTTTGAGTTAGACCCTTAGGCTTTTCTCGAACAATGGTAAAATATTGCAACATTGAAACTTCATATTTACTCATCAGAAAATCATCTACAGTAACCTCTCTTGTGGGTAGTGGCTGGAATTCTTTTTTATACAATCCAATTTTCCCACCCATTGTAAATCTGCCACCTTCCACTGGGATCATATTATTCTTGATTCCATTTAATACTTCATCCTGAAGCTCTTTGGCTTTTTTATTATTATCAACGTTTTCTTCTAATTTGCATGCAAATGGATTACCCGCATCGCAGGATTTTTGATAGAGAATTTTAGCTTGTTTAAATTCTTGTTCTAGAATTAATTTATAGGCTTCAATTATATTGTCAAACTCGATTGAATGTCCTTGATATCTTTTTTGGAGGTCATAGATTTCCTTTAATTTCTCTGAAGGAACATCGTCTGCAAAATTTTCTACGTAGTAATTGATCATTTCCAAGTTTCTTTTCTTAGAAATGTAATAGTTTAGATTGACGGGTTCTTTGATGGTTGTTAAAAAGTATTTCTGTTGAGCGACAATTTCCAAATACATCACCGTAGAATTAGTACTACCCAACATTTCTTTGACGGTTTCAATATGCTCCAGACTCTTTGCATAATTGCCGGCTTGATAGTCTTCCTCCGCGGCAGCGAACTCGATTTTTGCTAAGGCTTCTTGAGATTGACAAATGCAAAATGTTAGCAATGTGAAAATCGCGGTTAGAATACTATTTTTCATGATTGGGATTTATCTGCGGTCCAATACAAGTCTAAGTCCAAAGTCTGAGCCTGCGAGTCCAGGCTTGGCACTATTTCTCACATCGACACTTCTTTGCTTACTCTTACTATCAAAGGATCCGCCGCGTAAGACATTCTCAGTACCACTAGTCGGGCCTTCTGGATTATCAAGTGGCGCCACCTCATAATAATCAGGATCGTAATAATCTTTACACCATTCGTATAAATTACCAGTCATATCATAAATACCTAAAACATTTGGGTCTTCTTGACCTATGGTCGCTGGCTCATCACGATCTCTTCTTTTCATCAGACTTTTATAAAAACGATTACCTGCAGAAAAAATACCGTCATCACCGCTATTATCTTCATTAGCCGAACCCTGCCTGCCGCCACGTGCGGCATATTCCCATTCTGCCTCAGTCGGCAATCTATAATTAAGACCAGTCAGGTCGTTAAGTTTAGAGATAAAACCCATCGCAATGTCATGAGAAATACCACTTACTGCGATTCTTTTATTTCTTACGGCCTGACCAACACGGTCTGGATTGACAACGGCAAGATATTGCTCAAAGGTTACCTCGTAAATACCAATTTGAAAATCCCGAACCCGTACCTCGTGTACAGGTAATGAAGGATCTTCATCTGCTTTTCTGGTAGTTTCGCCACCCATTTCGAATGATCCGCCTTCTACTAGAATCATTTCATCTGCTATACTTCTAATCACTGCTGCAACTTCTGCTTGTTTTGCAAGCCTAGTATCTGCTATTCTAACCATATCACAGGCTATAGCATTACCGTCACTACACGACTGATCCAATTGTGCTTTTGCTCTTGAGAAATCCTGTAGCTCTAGTGCCTGTGCTCCAGCAAGTAGATCTTCAATCCCAACATTCAAACTTTTGTATTCCTTATTAATGTTATAGATATCAGTCAATTTCTCTATGGGAGCACTTTCCTCAAAGTTTTTGACATATTGAGAGGATAACTCATCTATTAAACGGATATTCTTAACCCTTTCAGTCAATGAACCTTGAAGGGTAGAGTTGTCGATACCAGACCCACTAGAATTAGATTGTGGTACTCTACTCAAGGCATCGCTTTGACTCGATGTTTGTCCCATCGAAACTATCATCGACATGGCTGCGCCCATGCTTGATGATGAAGAGACTTGTTGAGAATATAAAGGCGACTGTCGTGAAACAATAGAATTTTGATTCTCCATCTTATAAATTTTGTCACGATTTAAGATCTCCAGATACATGACGGTAGAGTTGGTGCTTCCCAACATTTCTTTCACAGTTTCAAGATGTTCTAGACTACTGTTGTAGTTACGGTTTTGAAAATCGGTCTCAGCTTCAGAAAATTCAATTTTTGCCAGCGGACTTTGAGCAAAGCAAATTGTGAATGAACATAAAAGGGTTAGGAGTGAGCAGGTAAATTTTTTGAGCATTATATAAAAATTGAATTAATTATTTTTCTTTTTAACGGGAACAGATTCTCCCCAGAAATCATCTTCATTGGAACTTGATTTTTTCTTTTTGGCGGTGATTTTTTTCTTAGGCTTTACGGTTGTCTTATTGGTTTTCACAGTTTCTCCCCAGAAATCAGAGGAAGCATTTTTAGCTGGTTTTTTTGAAGTTTTAGCTTTTTTCTTCTTTTTACTAGAAACTGGATTTCCCCAAAAGTCTGTGGACGGTGCTTCATTACCTAAATCACTGACAATGGCATCTGACGGCACATCAAAAACCTCTGCGATGCTAATGATTTCTACCGTAACTCCATTTTTAGAGAATTCTTTAGTCAAATCTGATAATGCAGCATAAGCGTCATCATAAGTGTTGAAATAACCTACTAATGCAATACTAGAGGTATTCACCTTAGGAATTTTTCCCAACGTACTGTTCAAAAAAGGCCAGCTTCCATCACTGTATCGATTTACAGCAATGACATCACTTACCGTAATTTCTGGATTTTCTTCCTCTAATGTGGCAGGCTCAAAGTGAGTGGTAAAAAAGTATGCCGTACTTAAGGATTGTGAGGTAGCAGAGTTAGGGTAAGTAATCGCTGGTAATTTGGAATATGCATCTTTGCGCTCCACAATAAGTTTATCAAAATAAGCCTTGCGCTCTGCTGCTATTCGAGCCTCTTCTCTTGCGATGGCTTCCTGCCGTTCCCGTTCTTCACGTTTGGCTTGACCATTCGCGATCAATCCACCTATGAGATTTGCAGCACCTGTAACAACTGACGTTGCATCTAAATTACCCGAAGCGATAGAACTGGCCACTGCATAACTGGTCTGTGCGATTCCCGTTGCCAGTTGATCACCAGCAAAATACTGTGCCGTCATTTGCATGACTTCTGCATTTTGTGCGTACAGTTGTTGCTTTAGTGCTTCAGTTTGCTGTTGTCTTTGTATATGCGCTTGTTGCAACCTTGCTTGCTCTGATGCCTGGCTATTTAGGTCTGCCTGAGACTCTCCATTACGCGCGTATTGTCTAACATACTTTTGCCCTTCATAGGATTTTGTGTAGTCAGGTCTCACCTGGTTTTGCGCGGTTGCCGTGCTGGAGCTGCGCGATGAGGAACTGCTCATAAAATCATTAGATTGATCGATGGCATAAGAGTTGTCGGCAGTTGAACTCTGTGATCCTTTATTTGAAGAATTCTTTTTGTAGGATTGCTTGTCTAAAAACTGCTGGATAAAAACCTCTGTATTGGGTTGTCTTGCATCTGTAATAGTAACGCTTGATATGGCAAAATCAGATAAGTTGTGAGGCGTAGAGCTCGTGTTATCAGCCACCCGAAACGCTTGACCTCCTGATCCAGCGCCAAAACTTCCAGTCAAAACCTGACCGTTTACTAAGGCCACACGAGCCTGAATTATGTGTGATTGAGTTATGGCAGGCCCATTCCCGCTGTAATCATTATAGGGATAGATTTTACCTTTGTAGGCATAGCCAGAAGAACTCAAACTGCTGGAACCTATAACCACGCTACCCATAACAAACCACAATTTATCATCTTTTGCAGCGCCTGGAGAATTATCCCATTTGTATTCGTTTTGTGCTTTGCTTTTAAAAACTACATTACTCAATACAGCCCCATCTTGATTAACACCACCATAACTGGAAACGGTATAGGAATCGGTAAAGTCTTGACTGAAAGAGTGGTTAATGATGAATAAAGTAGCCGCAGTAAAACATGTAATTTTAACTAACAAAGAATAATTCATAAAGATGTTTTTTAATTAAATGCCAGTCAACTGTTCTGTTATTTCTGTGATAATTCTCCTCGGATTTACCGAATTGCCAAAATAATCATAAAATGAATGCAACGCCATACCCTTTTTGGGGTATATTTTCTCCATTCCTTTCGACTTTTACGCTTTCGCGAAAGCGAACTAATCCACCAATTCATTTTTATTTTACTGGCACGTTGTTCAAAAGAAACGCACAGTTCCAATATTCGTTTTTGAATTATCTTGCTGACTATAATTCAAGTCAATGAAAAATTTACTCTTTCTCTTTTCGTTTTGTGTATCCATTATAGCTGCAGCTCAAAACGATGCTGGTTGGTTGCGACACAGTTCCATTTCTCCAGATGGATCTCAGATTGCGTTTACCTATAAAGGTGATTTGTACAAGGTCTCTTCCAATGGCGGTAATGCCCAACAATTGACATTTCATCAAGCGCATGATTATATGGCCGTATGGAGCAAGGATGGGAAAAGCATTGCTTTTGCCTCTAATCGTTACGGCAATTTTGATGTCTATGTAATGAGTGCTAATGGCGGTGGCGCAACTCGTATGACGTATCACTCGAGCGATGAGGAGCCTTACACATTTAGTGCAGATGGATCACAAATCTATTTCGGCGGTTTGCGTCAGGACACCGCTCAACACAGACAATTCCCTACAGGATCACAACCTGAGGTGTACACCGTACCTGTTGCCGGTGGACGAGTAAACCAATTGTTTACTATTCCTGCAGAAGCTCTTGCCGTCAACAGCGATGGGACGACCATCTTGTACCACGATAAAAAAGGTGGTGAGAACGACTGGCGTAAACATCATACCTCAAGTATAGCCAGGGATTTATGGTCATATGATTTGGCTGCCGATAAGCACACAATGCTAACGAATTATAACGGTGAAGACCGCCAACCAGTTTATGGAGATGATGACCAGACGGTTTATTATTTAAGCGAACAAAGCGGCAGTTTCAACGTTTACAAAATGGACTTGAACAATCCTACCAAATCCACCCAACTAACTGACTTTAAAACACACCCAGTACGATTTTTAAGTTATGGAAATGGTACGTTGAGCTTTGGTTACGATGGTAAATTGTACACCATGAAAGAAGGCGAGCAACCACAGAAATTGGCCGTCAATATAACAACTCAAGAAATAGGCAATAGCGACAAGTTTATTTCAGTAAATGGTGGTGTACAGGAAATGGCAGTGTCACCTAATGGTAAGGAAATTGCCTTTATCGCTCGCGGCGAGGTGTTTGTCACTTCAGTCGAGGAATCATTTACAAAGAGATTGACCAACACTCCTGAAGCGGAGGAATTCGTGACTTGGGGACCTGATGGGAAATCGGTGGTTTATAGCAGTGAGCGTAATGGAAAATGGAGTATCTATAAAACCGAAATACAACGCAAAGAAGAGCCTTTCTTTTTTGCATCCACCTTGCTTAAGGAAACTCCGGTAATTGAAAATGAGAAGGACAATTATCTAGCGAGATACTCACCTGATGGTAAGAAGATCGCATTTATAGAAGATCGAAAAACGCTTAAAGTAAAAGATGTGAAATCTGGTGATGAGGTAACGCTGCTAACTCCAGAAGAGCTTTTTCATATGAGCGATGGTGATAAGTACTTTAGATGGAGTCCCGACAGTAAATGGTTGTTAGTAGATTGGAGCCTTTCCTTAAGTAATAGCGATGTATTGCTCATGGCAGCAAACGGTTCCAAAAGAGTCAATCTTAATGATAGTGGTTATTACGATTCCAATCCAGTATGGGTCAATGATGGAAAACAGATGCTTTGGTTTTCAAATAGAGATGGCTTGAAATCTTATGCCACCAGTGGTTCTACTCAAAGCGATGTGTACAGTATGTTCTTTACTCAAGATGCTTGGGATGAATTCAATTTGAGTGAGGAAGAATATGACTTGATGAAAGAAATCAAAAAGCTTTCAGAAAAGAAGTCTGATGACGACAAGGACGATAAAAAGAAAGACAAAAAGGATAAGGATAAAAAAGAAGATGAGCCTGTAAAGGATTTGACCTTCGATTGGGATGAGATAAAGGATCGTGTCAAGAAATTCACGATTCATTCTTCTAACTTGAATGACGCAGTTCTTTCTAAGGAAAATGACAAATTATACTATCTCACAAGATTTGAGGATAAGCTGGATTTATGGGAAACCGATTTGCGCACTCAAGAAACTAAAATGAAAATGAAATTAGGTGCATCCTCAGGGAATCTGGAATGGGATGCAGATCGAGACAACCTCTTTTTACTCAGCAGTGGAAAGATCTCTAAAATTGATCCTGAAAAGGAGAAGAAAGAAGGCGTGGACATCTCTGGTGAGATGGAATATGATGCCGTTGCAGAACGTCAGGCGATGTTTGACCACGTGTGGCTGCGTACCAATAAAATCTTTTACCATTCAAATTTTCACGGTATCGATTGGGACCAGATGAAAACCGAATATGAAAAGCACCTGCCTTACATAGGCAACAGCACAGAGTTTGCAGAGTTACTTTCTGAAATGCTGGGCGAGCTCAACGTTTCTCATGCTGGCGCCAAAGGCGCTAGTTACTCCATAGATAATGAGGATGAAACCGCATCGCTAGGAATCTTCATGGATTAC
Protein-coding sequences here:
- a CDS encoding S41 family peptidase, which translates into the protein MKNLLFLFSFCVSIIAAAQNDAGWLRHSSISPDGSQIAFTYKGDLYKVSSNGGNAQQLTFHQAHDYMAVWSKDGKSIAFASNRYGNFDVYVMSANGGGATRMTYHSSDEEPYTFSADGSQIYFGGLRQDTAQHRQFPTGSQPEVYTVPVAGGRVNQLFTIPAEALAVNSDGTTILYHDKKGGENDWRKHHTSSIARDLWSYDLAADKHTMLTNYNGEDRQPVYGDDDQTVYYLSEQSGSFNVYKMDLNNPTKSTQLTDFKTHPVRFLSYGNGTLSFGYDGKLYTMKEGEQPQKLAVNITTQEIGNSDKFISVNGGVQEMAVSPNGKEIAFIARGEVFVTSVEESFTKRLTNTPEAEEFVTWGPDGKSVVYSSERNGKWSIYKTEIQRKEEPFFFASTLLKETPVIENEKDNYLARYSPDGKKIAFIEDRKTLKVKDVKSGDEVTLLTPEELFHMSDGDKYFRWSPDSKWLLVDWSLSLSNSDVLLMAANGSKRVNLNDSGYYDSNPVWVNDGKQMLWFSNRDGLKSYATSGSTQSDVYSMFFTQDAWDEFNLSEEEYDLMKEIKKLSEKKSDDDKDDKKKDKKDKDKKEDEPVKDLTFDWDEIKDRVKKFTIHSSNLNDAVLSKENDKLYYLTRFEDKLDLWETDLRTQETKMKMKLGASSGNLEWDADRDNLFLLSSGKISKIDPEKEKKEGVDISGEMEYDAVAERQAMFDHVWLRTNKIFYHSNFHGIDWDQMKTEYEKHLPYIGNSTEFAELLSEMLGELNVSHAGAKGASYSIDNEDETASLGIFMDYNYKDNGIKIEEILTAGPLDKAKFDIKPGMVIEKIDGQEIQSSADVARYLNRKKDKFTLLEISDPDKKENMVVTVKPISLGEERGLLYKRWVKTNEKEVAEKSNGKLGYVHIPGMSDGPYRDVYDKMMGKYHGRDGVIVDTRFNGGGDLVADLAAFFTGQPFITYATEQKVVGGEPTSRWTKPTLAMINEAQYSDGHCFAAGYSDLKIGTTVGMPTPGTCSFAGWERLPDGSRWGVVPVSAKDINGDWMENNQTNPMIQVKNTPASISKGIDEQLDRAIKELMKEVE
- a CDS encoding formylglycine-generating enzyme family protein — encoded protein: MLKKFTCSLLTLLCSFTICFAQSPLAKIEFSEAETDFQNRNYNSSLEHLETVKEMLGSTNSTVMYLEILNRDKIYKMENQNSIVSRQSPLYSQQVSSSSSMGAAMSMIVSMGQTSSQSDALSRVPQSNSSGSGIDNSTLQGSLTERVKNIRLIDELSSQYVKNFEESAPIEKLTDIYNINKEYKSLNVGIEDLLAGAQALELQDFSRAKAQLDQSCSDGNAIACDMVRIADTRLAKQAEVAAVIRSIADEMILVEGGSFEMGGETTRKADEDPSLPVHEVRVRDFQIGIYEVTFEQYLAVVNPDRVGQAVRNKRIAVSGISHDIAMGFISKLNDLTGLNYRLPTEAEWEYAARGGRQGSANEDNSGDDGIFSAGNRFYKSLMKRRDRDEPATIGQEDPNVLGIYDMTGNLYEWCKDYYDPDYYEVAPLDNPEGPTSGTENVLRGGSFDSKSKQRSVDVRNSAKPGLAGSDFGLRLVLDRR
- a CDS encoding formylglycine-generating enzyme family protein, whose translation is MKNSILTAIFTLLTFCICQSQEALAKIEFAAAEEDYQAGNYAKSLEHIETVKEMLGSTNSTVMYLEIVAQQKYFLTTIKEPVNLNYYISKKRNLEMINYYVENFADDVPSEKLKEIYDLQKRYQGHSIEFDNIIEAYKLILEQEFKQAKILYQKSCDAGNPFACKLEENVDNNKKAKELQDEVLNGIKNNMIPVEGGRFTMGGKIGLYKKEFQPLPTREVTVDDFLMSKYEVSMLQYFTIVREKPKGLTQKFYDSLTKDLASQYPIFQLTVSEIFNFIEELNKKTGLQYRLPTEAEWEYAAKGGAQSEGYKYSGSNRLKEVAKYLNNSGGYIKDFGSKIPNELGIYDMSGNAMEMCSDYYELGYHSQMATNNPTGPSSGTAHVIRGGHVTSENTDCLIINRNGVEDNGKHYSNLGIRLVLDTK